A genomic window from Micromonospora violae includes:
- the mug gene encoding G/U mismatch-specific DNA glycosylase, with amino-acid sequence MTPGPARDARTVTPGTVRPTRADLAAAADRTIPDVLAPGLAVLFVGINPGLWSAATGWHFARPGNRFWPALHRGGFTPRLLHPSEQDELPALGLGITNMAARASARADELSTDELLAGAAILTDKVARYRPRWVAVVGVTAYRIGFQRPKAAFGPQPESLADARLWVLPNPSGLNAHFTPVTLGLAFAELRVATGLPDRRQPAES; translated from the coding sequence CGCCGGGCCCGGCCCGAGATGCCCGTACGGTGACACCCGGGACGGTCCGGCCGACGCGGGCGGACCTGGCGGCTGCCGCCGACCGGACCATCCCCGACGTCCTCGCGCCGGGGCTGGCGGTGCTCTTCGTCGGCATCAACCCGGGCCTGTGGTCGGCCGCGACCGGATGGCACTTCGCCCGGCCCGGCAACCGGTTCTGGCCCGCCCTGCACCGGGGCGGTTTCACCCCCCGCCTGCTGCACCCCAGCGAACAGGACGAGCTACCCGCCCTCGGGCTCGGCATCACCAACATGGCGGCCCGGGCCAGCGCCCGCGCGGACGAGCTGAGCACCGACGAACTGCTCGCCGGCGCGGCGATCCTGACCGACAAGGTGGCCCGGTACCGGCCGCGCTGGGTGGCGGTGGTGGGGGTGACCGCGTACCGGATCGGTTTCCAGCGGCCGAAGGCCGCCTTCGGGCCGCAACCGGAGTCGCTGGCCGACGCCCGGCTCTGGGTGCTACCCAACCCGAGCGGCCTGAACGCGCACTTCACCCCGGTCACCCTTGGGTTGGCGTTCGCCGAGCTGCGGGTCGCGACCGGCCTGCCCGACCGCCGCCAGCCCGCGGAGAGCTGA
- a CDS encoding SWIM zinc finger family protein translates to MNAVQTYRYLQPSALRAAGLDLQTSGGPTANPRFFSGFLTTPAAAAAGLLAVAEVARTRYHQPASPASLDPVVTGSQARLRFESFSGCCGVYARMDVGPAGFDGEIVGHGTTNVDVNPPLREALARVGGIEPLHLAVGPDDLTVSTMDGAVVERKVPLPGRWLRGFAEVHVLTAGFEPRAEIPAAEAAAFLRRLPGARDRSVLWALPAGRTLRLTSRPVPGAVCLAGAGRLAALRGLLRHAHTLRVYGPAARAGSPALPSVWELDTGSLRLSLTLSPEPYRGFSGEGAALLALAGDEVIDDAELVGGLLSWDPTIDVAALADAVGLPDDRVRAALAQLGTAGRVGYDVAESAYFHRVMPYDAGRAERDNPRLIGARTLVEQGAVHPDGAHATVRSGDEDYRVRRLPDGSLTCSCRWWAKHRGQRGPCKHALAVSMVAAPAEVGV, encoded by the coding sequence GTGAACGCCGTTCAGACGTACCGATACCTCCAGCCGTCGGCGCTGCGCGCCGCCGGTCTCGACCTGCAGACCAGTGGCGGCCCGACGGCCAATCCACGGTTCTTCTCCGGGTTCCTCACCACCCCGGCGGCCGCGGCGGCCGGCCTGCTCGCCGTGGCCGAGGTGGCCCGCACCCGCTACCACCAGCCGGCCAGCCCCGCGAGTCTGGATCCGGTGGTCACCGGCAGCCAGGCCCGGCTGCGCTTCGAGTCCTTCTCCGGCTGCTGCGGGGTGTACGCCCGGATGGACGTGGGCCCGGCCGGCTTCGACGGCGAGATCGTCGGGCACGGCACCACAAACGTCGACGTCAACCCGCCACTGCGCGAGGCGCTCGCCCGGGTGGGTGGGATCGAGCCGCTGCACCTGGCCGTCGGCCCGGACGACCTCACCGTCTCCACCATGGACGGCGCGGTGGTGGAGCGGAAGGTCCCGCTGCCGGGTCGCTGGTTGCGGGGCTTCGCGGAGGTGCATGTGCTCACCGCCGGGTTCGAACCACGCGCCGAGATCCCGGCCGCCGAGGCCGCGGCGTTCCTGCGCCGGCTGCCCGGGGCGCGCGACCGCTCGGTGCTCTGGGCGTTACCGGCCGGTCGTACGCTCCGGCTGACCTCCAGGCCGGTGCCGGGTGCCGTCTGTCTGGCCGGGGCGGGGCGGCTCGCGGCGCTGCGCGGGCTGCTGCGGCACGCCCACACCCTCCGGGTGTACGGGCCGGCGGCGCGGGCCGGTTCGCCGGCCCTGCCGAGCGTGTGGGAACTGGACACCGGCTCGCTGCGGTTGTCCCTGACGCTCTCGCCCGAGCCGTACCGGGGGTTCTCCGGTGAGGGGGCCGCGCTGCTCGCGCTCGCCGGCGACGAGGTGATCGACGACGCGGAGCTGGTCGGCGGTCTGCTCTCCTGGGACCCGACGATCGACGTCGCCGCGCTGGCCGACGCCGTCGGGTTGCCCGACGACCGGGTCCGCGCCGCGTTGGCTCAGCTCGGCACCGCCGGACGGGTCGGTTACGACGTCGCCGAGTCCGCGTACTTTCACCGCGTCATGCCCTACGACGCGGGCCGCGCCGAGCGGGACAATCCTCGCCTGATCGGCGCGCGCACGCTCGTGGAGCAGGGCGCGGTCCACCCGGACGGTGCGCACGCCACGGTACGCAGCGGCGACGAGGACTACCGGGTGCGCCGGCTGCCCGACGGCAGCCTCACCTGCTCCTGCCGGTGGTGGGCGAAGCACCGGGGGCAGCGAGGGCCCTGCAAACACGCCCTCGCCGTCTCCATGGTGGCAGCGCCGGCGGAGGTGGGGGTGTGA
- a CDS encoding ABC transporter ATP-binding protein — MSGGGMVGWSMLRSMRNRDEVSTHRLQRGVARRIVAFAQPYRRDIVVFLATVVLAAIIGVATPVLAGDVINAINEGGSEAGRLVVRLALFIAALAVADALLSLAQRWYSARIGEGIILNLRTRVYDHVQRMPLQFFTRTQTGALVSRLNNDVLGAQRAFTSTLSGVVSNVIQLVLTAAVMFTLSWQITALSLVLLPIFIIPARRVGRRLADITREAYNLDAKMNATMTERFGVAGALLVKLFGQPEIEARRFAGRAERVRDIGIQSAMYSRTFFVAMLLVASLAQALTYGLGGWLAVTGGVSAGTVVTLALLLTRLYGPLTALSNVRVDVMSALVSFDRVFEVLDLKPGIVEKPDAVPVPRNTGRVDFRDVRFRYPSAAEISLASLEEVATLDRTVNEPVLKGVSFSVEPGQMVALVGPSGAGKSTLSMLISRIYDVTDGQVLVGGVDVRDATLASLRDEIGVVTQDSHLFHETIAENLRYAKPDATDDEIWAALAGAQVADLVRSLPDGLDTTVGERGYRFSGGEKQRIAIARLLLKAPSIVILDEATAHLDSESEAAVQRALSVALAGRTALVIAHRLSTVRDADQILVLDGGRIVERGRHDELVAVGGLYAELYRTQFAVADSPTPFVDATGPEPVVMPLGTYRADEVLPPAAAN; from the coding sequence ATGTCCGGCGGCGGCATGGTCGGGTGGAGCATGCTCCGGTCGATGCGCAACCGCGACGAGGTCTCCACCCACCGGCTCCAGCGCGGGGTGGCCCGCCGCATCGTCGCCTTTGCCCAGCCCTACCGGCGCGACATCGTCGTCTTCCTGGCGACCGTGGTGCTGGCCGCCATCATTGGCGTGGCCACGCCGGTGCTCGCCGGTGACGTGATCAATGCGATCAACGAGGGTGGCAGCGAGGCCGGCCGGCTCGTGGTGCGGCTGGCCCTGTTCATCGCCGCCCTGGCGGTCGCCGACGCGCTGCTGTCGCTGGCCCAACGGTGGTATTCCGCCCGCATCGGCGAAGGCATCATCCTCAACCTGCGCACCCGGGTCTACGACCACGTGCAGCGGATGCCGTTGCAGTTTTTCACCCGTACCCAGACGGGCGCCCTGGTCAGCCGGCTCAACAACGACGTGCTCGGCGCCCAGCGGGCGTTCACCTCCACCCTGTCCGGTGTGGTCAGCAACGTCATCCAGCTGGTGCTCACCGCGGCGGTGATGTTCACCCTCTCCTGGCAGATCACCGCGCTCTCGCTGGTGCTGCTGCCGATCTTCATCATTCCGGCGCGCCGGGTCGGTCGGCGGCTGGCCGACATCACCCGCGAGGCGTACAACCTCGACGCCAAGATGAACGCGACCATGACCGAGCGGTTCGGGGTGGCCGGCGCGCTGCTGGTGAAGCTCTTCGGTCAGCCCGAGATCGAGGCCCGCCGGTTCGCCGGCCGGGCCGAGCGGGTCCGCGACATCGGCATCCAGTCGGCTATGTATTCCCGCACCTTCTTCGTGGCGATGCTGCTGGTCGCCTCACTGGCCCAGGCGTTGACCTACGGTCTCGGTGGTTGGCTCGCGGTGACCGGTGGCGTCAGCGCCGGCACGGTGGTGACGCTCGCGCTGCTGCTCACCCGCCTGTACGGGCCGCTCACCGCGCTCTCCAACGTGCGGGTGGACGTGATGAGCGCGCTGGTCTCCTTCGACCGGGTCTTCGAGGTGCTCGACCTCAAGCCGGGCATCGTGGAGAAGCCCGACGCGGTGCCGGTGCCCCGCAACACCGGCCGGGTCGACTTCCGCGACGTGCGGTTCCGCTACCCGAGTGCCGCCGAGATCTCCCTCGCCTCCCTGGAGGAGGTCGCCACGCTCGACCGGACCGTCAACGAGCCGGTGCTCAAGGGGGTCTCGTTCAGCGTCGAGCCAGGGCAGATGGTCGCGCTGGTCGGCCCGTCCGGCGCCGGCAAGTCGACCCTGTCGATGCTCATCTCCCGGATCTACGACGTCACCGACGGGCAGGTGCTCGTCGGCGGGGTGGATGTGCGGGACGCGACCCTGGCCTCGCTGCGGGACGAGATCGGCGTGGTCACTCAGGATTCGCACCTGTTCCACGAGACGATCGCGGAAAACCTTCGCTACGCCAAGCCGGACGCCACCGACGACGAGATCTGGGCCGCGCTGGCCGGGGCGCAGGTGGCCGACCTGGTCCGGTCGCTGCCCGACGGGCTGGACACCACCGTCGGGGAGCGCGGCTACCGGTTCTCCGGTGGCGAGAAGCAGCGCATCGCGATCGCCCGACTCCTGCTCAAGGCCCCGTCGATCGTGATCCTCGACGAGGCGACCGCACACCTGGATTCGGAGAGCGAGGCGGCGGTGCAGCGGGCGCTGTCGGTGGCGCTGGCCGGGCGTACCGCCCTGGTGATCGCACACCGGCTCTCCACCGTGCGCGACGCCGACCAGATTCTCGTCCTCGACGGCGGGCGGATCGTCGAGCGGGGGCGGCACGACGAGTTGGTGGCCGTCGGCGGGCTCTACGCCGAGCTGTACCGAACCCAGTTCGCGGTCGCCGACTCGCCCACCCCGTTCGTCGACGCGACCGGCCCCGAGCCGGTGGTCATGCCGCTGGGCACCTACCGCGCCGACGAGGTGCTGCCGCCCGCCGCCGCCAACTGA
- a CDS encoding enoyl-CoA hydratase/isomerase family protein, producing the protein MTAEATGVRLTCDGPVATVTLCRPDVLNAQTPAMWRAMSDFARDLPGDVRVVVVRGEGRAFSAGLDLAVAGASGPGSFAELATLSEQECAERIAEFQAGFTWLHRPDVVSVAAVQGHAIGAGFQLALACDLRVLSTDAKLSMAEVTLGLVPDLAGTKRLVELVGYARALEICATGRRLDAAEADRVGLATLVVPPAELDGAVRDLTAGLLSGARDAVVEIKALLAGAAGRSHADQQRAEREAQTRRLRDLAGRGE; encoded by the coding sequence GTGACCGCCGAGGCGACCGGGGTTCGGCTGACTTGCGACGGGCCGGTCGCCACGGTGACGTTGTGCCGGCCCGACGTGCTCAACGCCCAGACGCCAGCGATGTGGCGGGCGATGAGCGATTTCGCCCGTGACCTGCCCGGCGACGTGCGGGTGGTGGTGGTGCGTGGCGAGGGTCGGGCCTTCTCGGCCGGCCTCGATCTCGCGGTGGCGGGTGCCTCCGGCCCGGGGTCGTTCGCGGAGTTGGCCACGCTGTCCGAGCAGGAGTGCGCCGAGCGCATCGCGGAGTTCCAGGCCGGTTTCACCTGGTTGCACCGGCCGGATGTCGTCTCCGTCGCGGCCGTGCAGGGCCACGCGATCGGCGCGGGCTTCCAGCTCGCGCTCGCCTGTGACCTGCGCGTGCTGTCCACGGACGCGAAGCTGTCCATGGCCGAGGTGACCCTTGGTCTGGTGCCCGACCTGGCCGGCACGAAACGCCTCGTCGAGTTGGTTGGCTACGCACGGGCGTTGGAGATCTGCGCGACCGGCCGCCGCCTGGACGCCGCCGAGGCGGACCGGGTCGGGCTGGCCACCCTGGTCGTGCCCCCCGCCGAGCTGGACGGCGCGGTGCGGGACCTGACCGCCGGTCTGCTCTCCGGCGCCCGCGACGCGGTGGTGGAGATCAAGGCGTTGCTCGCCGGTGCCGCGGGGCGGTCGCACGCCGACCAGCAGCGCGCGGAGCGGGAGGCGCAGACCCGGCGGCTTCGCGACCTCGCCGGCAGGGGAGAATAG
- a CDS encoding helix-turn-helix domain-containing protein gives MAATGTATSTEKGRRIVGAERQTLAKDLVKRYTSGESIRALAASTGRSYGFIHRVLTESGVQLRQRGGARRRKKA, from the coding sequence ATGGCAGCCACTGGCACAGCCACCAGCACTGAGAAGGGTCGCCGGATCGTCGGAGCCGAGCGTCAGACGCTCGCCAAGGACCTGGTAAAGCGGTACACCTCGGGGGAGAGCATCCGAGCGTTGGCGGCCTCGACCGGCCGTTCCTACGGGTTCATCCACCGAGTGCTCACCGAGTCCGGGGTGCAGCTGCGTCAGCGCGGTGGTGCCCGGCGCCGCAAGAAGGCGTGA
- a CDS encoding cadmium resistance transporter — MIDLLGTAAGAAVVFAATDIDDIVILTLFFVAARSTGRPRARQIVAGQYLGIGALALASAVIAAGLLAVPDPWTGLLGLLPIALGVHALSSSDDDEAPTVVTGTLGVAGVTIANGADNVAVYVPVFRALGVADSAVFLLTFVLLIALWCAAGAWLGGHRRVVRLVERAGHWLVPAIFVGIGVVILVSSGVLGRLVDLLG; from the coding sequence GTGATCGATCTGCTCGGCACGGCGGCGGGAGCGGCGGTGGTCTTCGCCGCCACCGACATCGACGACATCGTCATCCTGACGCTGTTCTTCGTCGCGGCCCGCAGCACCGGCCGACCCCGGGCGAGGCAGATCGTCGCCGGCCAGTACCTGGGCATCGGCGCGCTCGCGCTGGCGAGCGCGGTGATCGCGGCTGGGCTCCTGGCGGTGCCGGACCCGTGGACGGGGCTGCTCGGTCTGCTGCCGATCGCGCTGGGGGTCCACGCGCTGAGCAGCTCCGACGACGACGAGGCACCCACGGTGGTCACCGGAACGCTCGGCGTGGCCGGGGTGACCATCGCCAACGGCGCCGACAACGTGGCGGTCTACGTACCCGTCTTCCGGGCCCTCGGCGTCGCCGACAGCGCGGTGTTCCTGCTGACCTTCGTGCTGCTCATCGCCCTGTGGTGCGCCGCCGGGGCCTGGCTGGGCGGGCACCGGCGCGTGGTCCGGCTGGTCGAACGCGCCGGCCACTGGCTGGTACCGGCGATCTTCGTCGGCATCGGGGTGGTGATCCTGGTCAGCTCCGGCGTGCTCGGTCGGCTGGTCGACCTGCTCGGTTGA
- a CDS encoding ABC-F family ATP-binding cassette domain-containing protein: MITATGLELRAGSRILLSDTTLRVQPGDRIGLVGRNGAGKTTTLKVLAGEGQPYGGQIDQRSAIGYLPQDPRTGDLEVTGRDRVLSARGLDVLMAQMQEIEARLAEDADEKLVRRYGALEDQFAALGGYAAEAEAARICANLGLPDRALAQTIGTLSGGQRRRIELARILFRDAGENGGGILLLDEPTNHLDADSITWLRGFLANHKGGLIVISHDGALLESVVNKVWFLDATRSVIDVYNLGWKAYLEARETDERRRRRERANAEKKAGALMAQADKMRAKATKTVAAQNMARRAEKLISGLEEVRVADRVAKVRFPSPAPCGKTPLTATGLSKSYGSLEIFTDVNVAVDRGSRVAILGLNGAGKTTLLRMLGGLLTPDTGEVHAGHGLRLGYYAQEHETLDVERTVLENMRAAAVEQSDTDLRKILGAFLFSGDDVNKPAGVLSGGEKTRLALSTLVCSGANVLLLDEPTNNLDPVSREQVLDAIANYPGAIVLVTHDPGAVLALKPDRAILLPDGDEDAWSDDLLELVELA, from the coding sequence ATGATCACTGCCACCGGCCTGGAACTGCGTGCCGGTTCCCGGATCCTGCTCTCCGACACCACCCTGCGCGTGCAGCCCGGTGATCGGATCGGCCTGGTCGGTCGCAACGGCGCCGGCAAGACCACCACCCTGAAGGTGCTCGCCGGTGAGGGTCAGCCGTACGGCGGCCAGATCGACCAGCGCAGCGCCATCGGCTACCTGCCACAGGACCCGCGCACCGGCGACCTGGAGGTCACCGGCCGTGACCGGGTGCTCTCCGCCCGCGGGCTGGACGTGCTGATGGCGCAGATGCAGGAGATCGAGGCCCGGCTCGCCGAGGACGCCGACGAGAAGCTGGTCCGTCGGTACGGCGCGCTGGAGGACCAGTTCGCCGCCCTGGGCGGGTACGCGGCCGAGGCCGAGGCCGCGCGGATCTGCGCCAACCTCGGCCTGCCGGACCGGGCGCTCGCGCAGACCATCGGCACCCTCTCCGGTGGTCAGCGCCGCCGCATCGAGCTGGCCCGGATCCTGTTCCGCGACGCGGGCGAGAACGGCGGCGGCATCCTGCTGCTCGACGAGCCCACCAACCACCTCGACGCCGACTCAATCACCTGGTTGCGCGGCTTCCTCGCCAACCACAAGGGCGGGCTGATCGTGATCTCCCACGACGGCGCGCTGCTGGAGTCGGTGGTCAACAAGGTCTGGTTCCTCGACGCCACCCGATCGGTGATCGACGTCTACAACCTGGGCTGGAAGGCATACCTGGAGGCCCGCGAGACCGACGAGCGGCGGCGCCGCCGGGAGCGGGCCAACGCGGAGAAGAAGGCCGGCGCGCTGATGGCGCAGGCCGACAAGATGCGGGCCAAGGCCACCAAGACCGTGGCCGCGCAGAACATGGCCCGCCGCGCCGAGAAGCTGATCTCCGGCCTGGAGGAGGTACGCGTCGCCGACCGGGTGGCCAAGGTGCGTTTCCCCAGCCCCGCGCCGTGCGGCAAGACTCCGCTCACGGCGACCGGCCTCTCCAAGTCGTACGGCTCGCTGGAGATCTTCACCGACGTCAACGTCGCCGTGGACCGGGGTTCCCGGGTGGCCATCCTCGGGCTCAACGGCGCGGGCAAGACGACCCTGCTGCGGATGCTCGGCGGCCTGCTGACGCCGGACACCGGCGAGGTGCACGCCGGGCACGGTCTGCGCCTGGGCTACTACGCCCAGGAGCACGAGACGCTGGACGTGGAGCGGACCGTGCTGGAGAACATGCGCGCCGCCGCCGTCGAGCAGTCCGACACCGACCTACGCAAGATCCTTGGCGCGTTCCTCTTCTCCGGCGACGACGTGAACAAGCCCGCCGGGGTGCTCTCCGGTGGTGAGAAGACCCGGCTGGCCCTGTCCACCCTGGTCTGTTCCGGCGCCAACGTGCTGCTGCTCGACGAGCCGACGAACAACCTCGACCCGGTCAGTCGGGAGCAGGTGCTCGACGCCATCGCCAACTACCCCGGCGCGATCGTCCTGGTCACCCACGACCCGGGTGCCGTGCTGGCGCTCAAGCCGGACCGGGCCATCCTGCTGCCCGACGGTGACGAGGACGCCTGGAGCGACGACCTGCTCGAACTGGTCGAGCTGGCCTGA
- the ypfJ gene encoding KPN_02809 family neutral zinc metallopeptidase — MELNERAELDTSQANDLGRGGGSGGGFGIPIPGGGGRGGIIGIVVAVLIALLGGGFGLNAMTNGDGGGPAGGTDLEQLCSRDNPDRLDDARCRNVLYVNSIQAYWQKAYPELGMGRYEPTDTNFFQAAVSTGCGQADSGVGPFYCPADKQVYIDLSFYDELASRFGAKGEFAQPYVLAHEYGHHIQNLLGTNAKAGQGDQSGPGSASVRLELQADCYAGAWAKHATESKDKTGQEPLFTSITQTDISEAVQAAEAIGDDSIQERSGGRVNPDQFTHGTSEQRKRWFQQGFDRGDPTSCDTFGTDQL; from the coding sequence ATGGAACTCAACGAGCGGGCCGAGCTCGACACCTCCCAGGCCAACGACCTGGGTCGAGGCGGCGGGTCGGGCGGCGGCTTCGGCATCCCCATCCCCGGCGGCGGCGGCCGGGGCGGCATCATCGGCATCGTGGTGGCCGTCCTCATCGCCCTGCTCGGCGGCGGGTTCGGCCTCAACGCGATGACCAACGGCGACGGAGGTGGGCCAGCCGGGGGCACCGACCTGGAACAGCTGTGCTCCCGCGACAACCCCGACCGCCTCGACGACGCGCGCTGCCGCAACGTGCTCTACGTCAACAGCATCCAGGCCTACTGGCAGAAGGCGTACCCGGAACTGGGCATGGGACGGTACGAGCCGACCGACACCAACTTCTTCCAGGCGGCGGTCAGCACCGGCTGCGGCCAGGCCGACTCCGGCGTCGGCCCGTTCTACTGCCCCGCCGACAAGCAGGTCTACATCGACCTGAGCTTCTACGACGAGCTGGCGTCACGGTTCGGCGCCAAGGGCGAGTTCGCCCAGCCGTACGTGCTCGCGCACGAATACGGACACCACATCCAGAACCTGCTCGGCACCAACGCGAAGGCCGGACAGGGCGACCAGAGCGGCCCTGGCTCCGCCTCCGTACGACTGGAGTTGCAGGCCGACTGCTACGCCGGCGCGTGGGCCAAGCACGCCACCGAGAGCAAGGACAAGACCGGCCAGGAACCGCTGTTCACGTCCATCACCCAGACCGACATCAGCGAGGCGGTACAGGCCGCCGAGGCGATCGGCGACGACAGCATCCAGGAGCGCTCCGGCGGGCGGGTCAACCCTGACCAGTTCACCCACGGCACGTCCGAACAGCGCAAGCGCTGGTTCCAGCAGGGCTTCGACCGCGGCGACCCGACCAGCTGCGACACCTTCGGCACCGACCAGCTCTGA
- a CDS encoding YybH family protein, whose amino-acid sequence MEFLVDMMSEAQILRTVLDRWKSAVDAHEPDRVAACFTDDAIFQGLQPYAVGRAGVAAYYAGQPLGLTAAYEIREIRRLADDVVLGYLEVEFGFTDRPALTVNLGVLVRRVDDDWLIGHYQVSRLA is encoded by the coding sequence GTGGAGTTTCTGGTTGACATGATGTCCGAGGCGCAGATTCTGCGTACCGTCCTCGACCGGTGGAAATCGGCTGTCGACGCCCACGAGCCCGATCGGGTAGCGGCGTGCTTCACGGACGACGCGATCTTCCAGGGATTGCAGCCGTACGCGGTCGGTCGGGCCGGTGTCGCCGCGTACTACGCCGGGCAGCCGCTGGGTCTGACCGCCGCGTACGAAATTCGGGAGATCCGCCGTCTCGCCGACGACGTTGTCCTTGGTTACCTGGAGGTGGAGTTCGGCTTCACCGACCGGCCGGCCCTGACCGTCAACCTCGGCGTGCTCGTGCGGCGGGTCGACGACGACTGGCTCATCGGTCACTACCAGGTCTCGCGGCTCGCCTGA
- a CDS encoding acVLRF1 family peptidyl-tRNA hydrolase has protein sequence MTSRPAAGGGRWVEVDPGRIGRWVEGFADRHGPPTTTAQEYGLLLAAPDGSTAELHAPPGSPASVDVAGFVAAAGAPRRIGLLLARKGAVALGVAEGADLVVSKVDTRYVQGRTAAGGWSQHRFARRRDNQAKAALGDAADLAVRLLLPEAAALAALVCGGDRRAVDGVLADRRLAPLVPLRAERLLDVPEPRHAVLVAAVGAARAVRILVRDPV, from the coding sequence GTGACCAGTCGACCCGCAGCGGGAGGCGGCCGGTGGGTCGAGGTGGACCCGGGCCGCATCGGCCGGTGGGTCGAGGGCTTCGCCGACCGGCACGGCCCGCCCACCACCACGGCACAGGAGTACGGGCTGCTGCTCGCCGCACCCGACGGGTCCACCGCCGAGTTGCACGCCCCACCCGGGTCGCCGGCCAGCGTCGACGTGGCCGGGTTCGTGGCCGCCGCTGGCGCGCCCCGCCGGATCGGTCTGCTGCTGGCCCGCAAGGGCGCGGTGGCGCTCGGGGTGGCCGAGGGCGCCGACCTCGTGGTCTCCAAGGTGGACACCCGGTATGTGCAGGGGCGCACCGCTGCGGGGGGATGGTCGCAGCACCGGTTCGCCCGCCGGCGCGACAACCAGGCGAAGGCGGCGCTGGGCGACGCGGCGGACCTGGCCGTACGCCTGCTGTTGCCGGAGGCGGCGGCGCTCGCCGCGCTGGTCTGCGGTGGTGACCGGCGGGCGGTGGACGGGGTGCTGGCCGACCGGCGGTTGGCCCCGCTCGTGCCGTTGCGGGCGGAGCGGCTGCTCGACGTGCCGGAGCCCCGGCACGCTGTGCTGGTCGCGGCGGTGGGCGCGGCCCGTGCGGTACGGATTCTGGTACGCGACCCCGTCTGA
- a CDS encoding LysE family transporter — translation MVAGYGVAIPVGAIAVLILGLSARTSFRVGAAAALAVATADGLYAAVAALGGAGLADVIAPAAGPLRMVAAVVLLGLAGHSLWRTWSAHRSQRPPSARTGQGMGTPGRAYVALLGLTLLNPTTVLYFAALVIGRRDTADAAPGAAALFVAGVFLASASWQLLIAGGGTVVGRALSSPRGRLVTGLVSSALIAALAVAALLPG, via the coding sequence ATGGTGGCCGGCTACGGCGTCGCCATTCCGGTCGGCGCGATCGCGGTGCTCATCCTGGGGCTCAGTGCCCGTACCTCGTTCCGGGTCGGTGCGGCCGCAGCGCTCGCCGTGGCGACGGCCGACGGGCTGTACGCGGCGGTCGCCGCGCTCGGCGGCGCCGGCCTGGCCGACGTCATCGCACCGGCCGCCGGGCCGCTGCGGATGGTCGCCGCCGTGGTCCTGTTGGGGCTCGCCGGGCACAGCCTCTGGCGGACGTGGTCCGCCCACCGCTCGCAGCGGCCACCGTCGGCACGCACCGGTCAGGGCATGGGCACTCCGGGGCGGGCCTACGTGGCGCTGCTCGGGTTGACCCTGCTGAACCCGACGACGGTGCTCTACTTCGCCGCGTTGGTGATCGGTCGTCGGGACACCGCCGACGCGGCCCCGGGCGCGGCGGCGCTCTTCGTGGCGGGCGTGTTCCTGGCGTCGGCGAGTTGGCAGCTGCTCATCGCCGGTGGTGGCACGGTGGTCGGTCGGGCGCTGAGCAGCCCGCGCGGGCGACTGGTCACCGGCCTGGTGTCCAGCGCGCTGATCGCCGCGCTGGCGGTGGCTGCGCTGCTGCCGGGCTGA
- a CDS encoding glyoxalase, which yields MTENGVQPNETVVPLLHCTSPEETLAFWRGLGFAVTWEQTRPYLWLAFRWSGFELNYRAAPDGVDPAAEKTGGCLVMVDAVAGYHAAFAEAMRRGYGKVLAKGRPRIGRLRPGATRFTITDPSGNIIVFIQRDEPDVEYGGAKELAGLARVLDNARILREFKNDDRAAFRALDSGLRRRGEAAPPVEQALALAALIELSVALSEDGRVPDWGARLRALPLTDSERDQVTLSVADPTLLTPWLPNQD from the coding sequence ATGACCGAGAACGGTGTCCAACCCAACGAGACCGTCGTGCCGCTGCTGCACTGCACGTCACCGGAGGAGACCCTGGCATTCTGGCGGGGTCTCGGCTTCGCGGTGACCTGGGAGCAGACCAGGCCGTACCTGTGGCTGGCGTTCCGGTGGAGCGGATTCGAGTTGAACTACCGCGCCGCGCCGGACGGGGTGGACCCCGCGGCGGAGAAGACCGGCGGCTGTCTGGTGATGGTCGACGCGGTCGCCGGGTACCATGCGGCGTTCGCCGAGGCGATGCGCCGCGGGTACGGCAAGGTGCTCGCCAAGGGGCGGCCCCGGATCGGTCGTCTGCGGCCGGGTGCCACCCGCTTCACCATCACCGATCCGTCCGGCAACATCATCGTCTTCATCCAGCGGGACGAACCGGATGTTGAGTATGGCGGCGCGAAGGAACTGGCAGGGCTGGCCCGGGTGCTCGACAACGCCCGGATCCTGCGGGAGTTCAAGAACGACGACCGGGCCGCCTTCCGGGCGCTCGACTCCGGGCTGCGCCGGCGCGGTGAGGCGGCGCCGCCCGTCGAACAGGCGCTGGCGCTCGCCGCGTTGATCGAACTGTCGGTCGCGCTGAGCGAGGACGGACGCGTACCGGACTGGGGTGCCCGACTGCGGGCGCTGCCATTGACCGACTCGGAGCGTGACCAGGTGACGCTGTCCGTCGCCGACCCGACCCTGCTCACACCCTGGCTGCCCAACCAGGATTGA